In a single window of the Pieris rapae chromosome 9, ilPieRapa1.1, whole genome shotgun sequence genome:
- the LOC110999689 gene encoding regucalcin-like, with protein MSVKVKKISEPLVLGEGPHWDESQQALFFVDILDCSLQKYIPSTGEWTKAKIDGGIVGFVVPVEGSKTQFIVGVEKTFKIIEWDGKADVTKDVKVLGSVDQDVDATRINDGKADPRGRIFAGTMGQDDPPGVIAESKGSFYRLDNDGNIKKLCSGIGISNGLAWDIKEKAMYYTDSLEHKIRKYDYNIDTGDISNLKYIFDLKKAGVEGAPDGTTIDTDGNLWIAVFNGSCVIKVDPRSGTLLQKVPIPALQVTSVIFGGPNYDVLFVTSANINVDDKQQPPSAGCTFMVTGLGVKGLPGYNFKLK; from the exons ATGTCGGTTAAGGTTAAGAAGATCTCTGAACCTCTAGTGTTAGGAGAGGGCCCGCATTGGGACGAATCACAACAGGCTTTGTTCTTTGTTGACATTCTCGACTGCTCCCTGCAGAAATACATACCGTCCACCGGCGAGTGGACTAAGGCTAAAATTG ATGGAGGCATAGTTGGGTTTGTTGTTCCGGTGGAAGGAAGTAAAACCCAATTTATAGTTGGTgtagaaaaaacatttaagaTAATTGAATGGGACGGTAAAGCCGATGTTACAAAAGACGTTAAGGTCCTTGGATCTGTTGATCAAGATGTTGATGCTACAAGGATCAATGACGGAAAGGCTGATCCCAGAGGCCGGATATTTGCTG gTACAATGGGCCAGGATGACCCTCCAGGCGTAATTGCTGAAAGCAAAGGGTCATTCTACCGGCTCGACAACGATGGAAAcatcaaaaaattatgtagTGGTATCGGAATTTCAAATGGGCTCGCTTGGGACATTAAAGAAAAGGCTATGTACTACACAGATTCATTGGAACACAAGATACGgaaatatgattataatattgatactGGCGATATTT CAAACTTGAAATACATATTCGACTTAAAGAAGGCCGGCGTTGAAGGCGCCCCGGATGGCACCACCATCGATACAGACGGCAACTTATGGATCGCAGTCTTTAATGGGTCGTGTGTTATTAAAGTGGATCCCCGCTCGGGAACATTGCTACAAAAAGTCCCAATTCCTGCATTGCAAGTAACATCTGTGATTTTTGGAGGCCCGAACTATGACGTATTATTTGTGACGTCAGCGAATATTAATGTGGACGACAAGCAACAGCCCCCTTCGGCTGGATGCACTTTTATGGTGACAGGTTTGGGAGTTAAAGGACTGCCGGGGTACAACTTTaaactgaaataa
- the LOC110999690 gene encoding regucalcin — protein MSVKVSAVTAPVWLGEGPHWSHDHKALYFVSIFDRSVHKYDPSTGRCTSSKLSDMPGFIIPVEGTRDQFVVGLKRDVVVIQWDGEDGTARILKTVAEIDQHSPDNRINDAKADPRGRLFVGTMGHEYEPGKFHLKKGSLYRIDHDGKVHRVVDNVDISNGLCWDEKNRAFYYADSFEYAIRRYDWDPETGDISNPRLVFKYADHNLGGIVDGMTIDTDGNLWVANFDGSQVLKIDPKAGKLLQKVPTPALQTTSATFGGPNLDILYVTTASMNRGTEQKPPCGSTFQVTGLGVRGHPNVSVKLV, from the exons atgtcGGTGAAAGTAAGTGCAGTGACGGCGCCCGTGTGGTTGGGCGAGGGTCCACACTGGTCTCACGACCACAAGGCTCTGTACTTTGTCAGTATCTTCGACCGCTCCGTACATAAGTATGACCCTAGTACTGGCAGATGCACCAGTTCCAAACTAT CTGACATGCCCGGTTTCATAATCCCCGTGGAAGGTACACGTGATCAATTTGTGGTGGGGCTGAAACGGGACGTGGTGGTGATACAGTGGGATGGTGAAGATGGTACTGCCCGAATACTTAAGACAGTCGCAGAGATTGATCAACACTCGCCTGATAATAGGATAAATGACGCCAAAGCTGATCCCCGAGGAAGACTCTTTGTGG GAACAATGGGCCATGAATACGAGCCGGGAAAATTTCACCTAAAGAAAGGTTCCCTTTACCGCATCGACCATGATGGAAAGGTGCACCGCGTAGTGGACAACGTGGATATATCCAACGGTCTCTGTTGGGATGAGAAGAATAGGGCCTTCTACTATGCGGACTCGTTTGAGTACGCGATCAGACGGTACGACTGGGACCCTGAGACAGGCGATATCT CGAATCCTCGGCTGGTGTTCAAGTACGCAGACCATAATCTGGGTGGTATCGTTGACGGGATGACCATTGACACCGATGGAAACCTCTGGGTGGCAAACTTCGACGGCTCGCAG GTACTAAAAATAGACCCAAAAGCCGGCAAGTTGCTCCAAAAAGTACCGACGCCAGCACTGCAGACCACTTCAGCGACGTTCGGAGGTCCGAACCTGGACATTCTTTACGTGACCACTGCTTCCATGAACAGGGGAACGGAACAGAAGCCACCTTGCGGGTCTACTTTTCAAGTCACAGGCCTCGGGGTCCGTGGACACCCCAATGTTAGTGTTAAGctagtataa
- the LOC110999699 gene encoding 2-oxoisovalerate dehydrogenase subunit alpha, mitochondrial, producing the protein MALRSSVSFLRFHALRSSSRLLSTHTRPEVQQNGKKIAEFPGAKAPYVTEMKILNESSYEPIPIYRVLDSNGEVLINTEEPNLDKEVLLNMYRSMVQLNQMDKILYESQRQGRISFYMTNYGEEGMHLGSAAALTPQDLVFAQYREVGVLLYRGMTMTELVNQCYGNHEDPGKGRHMPVHYGSKQLNIVTISSPLATQMPQAVGAAYAFKRTPNNDRCVICYFGEGAASEGDAFAAFNFAATLECPVILFCRNNGYAISTPSSEQYRGDGIAARGPSMGIHTIRVDGTDTLAVYNAVTKAREIALKNKPVLIEAMSYRVGHHSTSDDSTAYRSLEEIQKWTTDENPVQKFRLYLERKGLWNEEAENALVKDSRNFIVRTMQEAEKKKKPHWKEMFEDVYYDKPFQLQKQMQEMEEHLKKYGKHYPLDSFQKE; encoded by the exons ATGGCATTACGAAGTAGTGTTAGTTTCTTACGATTTCACGCATTACGTTCATCGAGTAGG tTATTATCAACTCACACCAGACCGGAAGTACaacaaaatggaaaaaaaatagctGAATTCCCTGGCGCGAAGGCACCATACGTCACTgagatgaaaattttaaatgaaagtaGTTATGAGCCTATTCCTATATACCGAGTGCTGGACAGCAATGGGGAGGTTTTAATTAACACCGAGGAACCTAACCTTGATAAAGAGGTTTTACTAAATATGTACAGGAGTATGGTTCAGCTCAATCAAATGGATAAAATCCTATATGAATCTCAAAG ACAGGGCCGTATATCCTTTTACATGACAAACTATGGCGAGGAAGGCATGCACCTTGGCAGTGCTGCCGCTCTTACACCACAAGACCTCGTGTTTGCTCAATACAGAGAGGTCGGTGTCCTTCTTTACCGCGGTATGACTATGACAGAACTTGTGAATCAGTGCTACGGTAATCACGAAGATCCTGGTAAGGGAAGACATATGCCAGTCCACTATGGAAGTAAACAACTTAACATAGTCACTATATCCAGCCCTTTAG cAACTCAAATGCCGCAAGCGGTAGGAGCAGCATATGCATTCAAAAGGACACCAAACAACGACCGTTGCGTCATCTGTTATTTCGGAGAGGGAGCGGCTTCTGAGGGAGATGCTTTTGCCGCCTTTAACTTCGCTGCTACGCTAGAGTGTCCAGTTATCCTATTTTG TAGAAACAACGGTTACGCGATTTCAACGCCAAGCAGCGAGCAATATCGCGGTGACGGTATCGCAGCCCGGGGGCCTTCAATGGGAATTCACACTATTCGAGTAGACGGGACTGATACATTGGCCGTCTACAACGCGGTCACAAAGGCTAGAGAAATTGCTCTGAAGAACAAACCTGTACTTATTGAAGCGATGTCCTACAG GGTGGGCCATCACTCTACATCAGACGATAGTACGGCGTATAGATCATTAGAGGAAATTCAAAAATGGACGACAGACGAAAATCCCGTACAGAAATTCAGACTATATCTTGAACGAAAAG gACTGTGGAACGAAGAAGCAGAAAACGCTCTCGTTAAAGATTCGCGAAATTTCATTGTAAGAACGATGCAGGAGGCtgaaaagaagaagaaaccTCACTGGAAGGAGATGTTTGAAGACGTGTATTATGACAAGCCATTTCAATTACA AAAACAAATGCAGGAAATGGAAGAACATTTGAAGAAATATGGCAAGCACTACCCGTTGGATAGTTTTcaaaaggaataa